The following are encoded together in the Gammaproteobacteria bacterium genome:
- a CDS encoding c-type cytochrome has translation MSNRPRFRMAAACAIVALFFCAEGQASCDVAAGEKIFAKCAACHSLEPGQHLMGPSLHAVLGRHAGRADGFVYSLAMERAKITWTAETLEAFIADPAGYVPGTAMPFAGLKSPEQRAALVCMFQHTTTR, from the coding sequence ATGAGCAACCGGCCGAGATTCCGGATGGCTGCGGCGTGCGCCATAGTCGCGCTGTTCTTCTGCGCAGAGGGACAAGCGTCCTGCGATGTCGCCGCAGGCGAAAAAATCTTTGCCAAGTGCGCAGCCTGCCATTCGCTGGAGCCGGGCCAGCACCTGATGGGACCCAGCCTGCACGCCGTGCTCGGCCGGCACGCGGGCCGCGCGGATGGCTTCGTCTACTCGCTCGCGATGGAACGCGCAAAGATCACCTGGACCGCGGAAACACTGGAGGCGTTCATCGCCGATCCGGCTGGGTACGTGCCGGGCACCGCGATGCCATTTGCCGGACTGAAATCACCCGAACAGCGCGCCGCGCTGGTCTGCATGTTCCAACACACCACTACTCGTTAA
- a CDS encoding TonB-dependent receptor: MNHGSNCLSASIAALLSSIALSVHAQAPQLEEIIVTAQKRAENLQSVPVSVSALSAANLESFKYRDAGEIAAQIPNLQASNPSGDGFPIFSLRGVSMSDYSFNQSSPVASYVDEVYKGNPAIRGVQMYDLERIEVLRGPQGTLYGKNSTGGAVNFITRRPTYDRSGNLTLGAGDYGRKEVRAAVETPLVADTLALRVAGTWAKADGWQENVNPGIEDGSAVDEHGLRATLLWEPSDGVEMVLRVSTGKQDAVNYGIQAYNISADGVGAGLYGLYNLLGATTAVDSHRDGLDYFEIDSDQDKHRLIENDALALTANIDLNDTLTLTSITSWDDGKILVPEDVDGTSNRVLSADYYAETTQVSQDLRITSDSESRFNYIVGLYYAKEEVSNQTTLGSWQDLDLNADGTQDYNDCLDPLYVSLGLGAATQAGADLETVLNGFGLSLGGFTPAGCQAQNDFDQDRTSKAIYADTKYEFTDALTLRLGLRYTEDESELSSFSARLLGNDDVPLLNTIPGDPLDPFAQAPDDDFTDREWTGKLGIDYTTAAGTLLYASYSHGYRNGAFNAQAFFDPSELTKVDPELLDSFELGMKTQLFDGSMQLNGAVFYYAYENQQFLNVDAATLAQTLINIDESEILGAEFELSARPTETLLVQAGLGLLDTEVTKGSLSGIDLKGNELLVAPALDFNIAADWDVLHTGLGTFMLRLDASYVDDHYFEIFNTERLQQDGYWLSNARLQFDSSAESWQVALWCKNLADEEYRTSVIDLQASFGFDYSHIGAPRTYGAEFTFRF; the protein is encoded by the coding sequence ATGAACCACGGCAGCAACTGTTTGAGCGCATCCATTGCCGCGCTGCTCTCCTCGATCGCGTTGAGCGTGCACGCACAGGCGCCGCAGCTTGAGGAGATCATCGTTACCGCGCAGAAGCGCGCGGAGAACCTGCAGTCGGTTCCGGTTTCGGTTTCCGCGCTGTCGGCCGCGAATCTGGAGAGCTTCAAGTACCGCGACGCCGGCGAGATCGCGGCACAGATCCCCAACCTGCAGGCGAGCAATCCGAGCGGCGACGGCTTTCCGATCTTCTCGCTGCGCGGCGTGTCGATGAGCGACTACAGCTTCAACCAGAGTAGTCCGGTCGCGAGCTATGTCGACGAGGTCTACAAGGGCAACCCCGCGATCCGGGGCGTGCAGATGTACGACCTGGAGCGCATCGAGGTGCTGCGTGGGCCGCAGGGCACGCTGTACGGCAAGAACAGCACCGGCGGCGCGGTGAACTTCATCACCCGGCGCCCGACCTACGATCGCTCGGGCAATCTGACGCTCGGCGCCGGCGACTACGGTCGAAAGGAAGTACGCGCCGCTGTAGAGACACCGCTGGTCGCGGATACGCTGGCTCTGCGCGTGGCGGGAACCTGGGCCAAGGCCGACGGCTGGCAGGAGAACGTGAATCCCGGTATCGAGGACGGCAGCGCGGTCGACGAGCACGGCCTGCGCGCGACGCTGCTGTGGGAACCGAGCGATGGCGTCGAAATGGTCCTGCGCGTCTCGACCGGCAAGCAGGACGCGGTCAACTACGGCATCCAGGCCTACAACATCAGCGCGGACGGCGTCGGCGCGGGTCTGTACGGACTCTACAACCTGCTCGGCGCGACAACGGCGGTCGATTCGCATCGCGACGGGCTGGACTACTTCGAAATCGATTCCGACCAGGACAAGCACCGCTTGATCGAAAACGACGCGCTCGCCCTGACCGCGAACATCGATCTGAACGACACGCTGACACTCACCTCGATCACGTCCTGGGACGACGGCAAGATCCTGGTTCCCGAGGACGTCGACGGCACCTCGAACCGCGTGCTCAGCGCCGATTACTACGCCGAGACCACACAGGTCTCGCAGGACCTGCGCATCACCTCCGACAGCGAATCCAGGTTCAACTACATCGTCGGCCTGTATTACGCGAAAGAAGAGGTGTCGAACCAGACCACACTGGGCTCCTGGCAGGATTTGGATCTCAATGCCGACGGCACGCAGGACTACAACGATTGTCTGGACCCGCTCTATGTAAGCCTAGGGCTAGGCGCCGCGACACAGGCGGGCGCCGATCTGGAAACTGTGCTCAATGGGTTCGGCCTGAGCCTGGGTGGGTTCACGCCTGCCGGCTGCCAAGCGCAGAACGACTTCGACCAGGACCGCACCAGCAAGGCGATTTACGCGGACACGAAGTACGAATTTACCGACGCGCTCACGCTGCGCCTCGGACTGCGCTACACCGAGGACGAGTCGGAACTGAGCAGTTTCTCGGCGCGCCTGCTCGGCAACGACGACGTGCCGCTCCTGAACACGATTCCCGGCGATCCGCTCGATCCCTTCGCACAGGCCCCGGACGACGATTTCACCGACCGCGAGTGGACCGGCAAGCTCGGCATCGACTACACGACCGCGGCCGGCACGCTGCTGTATGCAAGTTACAGCCACGGCTACCGAAACGGCGCTTTCAATGCGCAGGCCTTCTTCGATCCCTCCGAGCTGACCAAGGTCGATCCGGAATTGCTCGACAGCTTCGAACTCGGCATGAAGACGCAACTCTTCGACGGCAGCATGCAATTGAACGGCGCGGTGTTCTACTACGCCTACGAGAACCAGCAGTTCCTCAATGTCGACGCTGCGACCCTGGCGCAGACCCTGATCAATATCGACGAGTCGGAAATACTGGGTGCGGAGTTCGAGTTGAGCGCGCGACCGACGGAAACCCTGCTCGTGCAAGCGGGCCTGGGACTGCTCGATACGGAAGTGACCAAAGGATCGCTGAGTGGCATCGACTTGAAAGGAAACGAGCTGCTGGTAGCTCCCGCGCTCGATTTCAACATCGCGGCGGACTGGGATGTGCTGCACACCGGGCTCGGCACCTTCATGCTGCGCCTCGATGCCAGCTACGTCGACGATCATTACTTCGAGATCTTCAACACCGAGCGCCTGCAACAGGACGGTTACTGGCTGAGCAACGCGCGACTGCAGTTCGATTCCAGCGCGGAGTCCTGGCAGGTGGCGCTGTGGTGCAAGAACCTCGCCGACGAGGAGTACCGCACCTCGGTGATCGACCTGCAGGCCTCCTTCGGCTTCGACTACAGCCATATCGGGGCGCCGCGAACCTACGGTGCCGAATTTACTTTCCGCTTTTGA